The genomic region TCTGGTAAAGACATACCCAAAGCTTCCACCAAACAAGACATGGTCGATGCTGTGCCCATGGTCATACAAGTTCCACGGGAACGAGACATACCAGACTCTGCACGCATAAAAGCATCAAGGCTCATTTTACCGCCGCGTACCGCTTCACTAAATTTCCAAACGTCTGTACCTGAACCTATATCTTTACCACGATATTTACCGTTTAGCATTGGACCAGATGACACAACAATCGTCGGTAAATCCACCGAACACGCGCCCATCAATTGGGCTGGCGTGGTTTTGTCACAACCGCCCAATAACACAACACCGTCCATTCCGTAAGCACGCATGGATTCTTCTACATCCATGCTCATCAAATTACGGAACAACATCGCGGTCGGCTTCATTTGGGTCTCACCCAACGACATAACAGGAAACTCTAGCGGCACGCCGCCCGCTTCCCATACACCACGCTTCACGTATTCAGCTAATTCACGAAGATGCGAATTACAAGGCGTTAATTCGCTCCATGAGTTACAAATACCAATAATTGGACGACCATCAAAACTGTGATCTGGCAAACCTTGGTTTTTCATCCAGCTACGGTGAATAAAACCGTCTTTGTCTAATTTGCCGTACCATTGTTGACTACGTAATGGTTTTTTATCTTTGTTATTGTTGTCACTCATTCAATATTTCTCCGTTTCAGGTACGGCTTTAATTGCTATCAACACTAGAGATTCAGGGTCAAAAATAGGCAATGTCAGCCCAATTTGACTCAAGCTCGCACCGTTTAATATAAGGTCTTTTTTCCACCACACAGGTAAGGCTTTCATAAGATGTCCAGGCAGTGGGCTGTGTTCCAGAACGTTTATTTGATAGAGCTGATCTGGCAATAAGTTTGGTAAACGAATCGGCAAGGTTTGAGCTTGCTTGGGCATTGCTAATTGACTGTAAATCGCCAACCCTTGCATTTGGTCTTGGCTCAATGCCCATTGGGTTTGCGCTCGTCCATCGGCACTTGGCAAGCGCCAGTTATTACCTTCATGCAAAACGCTTCGATACTGTTTGTAATGAGAAAGCCAATTAGCAATGGTGGCTTTCTGCTCTGCATTGGCGTCCAACAAGTTCCATTCAATACCTAAATGCCCAAGCATGGCGGTTCCCGCGCGGAACGCCACATCATGAATACGGCTCGTGGTATGGCTTTTATCTGGGCCAATGTGAGAACCCATCACTTCAGGCGGCAAGAAATAGCTAAAACCACACTGAATAGCTTGTCGCTCTAAAGCATCGTTACAATCAGATGCCCAAAAACGCTTAGTAAAATTCAAGATACCGAAGTCCACGCGCGCACCGCCAGAAGAACAGCTTTCGATCTCCATAGCTGGAAATACTTGATTGAGCTCGCTCAATAATCGGTACAAAGCGTCTACTTGGGCGTGGGCTTGTGGCGCAATATCACCACTTGGCTGAGTGTAATCTCGGTTCATATCCCATTTCACATAATCAATAGGATATTCGGTAAACAGAGCAAACAAACGCTCGCGGATGTATTGGTAAGCTTCTGGCTTAGCCAAGTTCAACACTAACTGATTGCGCGCCAAAGCAGGCTCGTACTGGGGTAATTGCAATGCCCAATCAGGGTGAGCGCGAAATAAATCAGAATCTGGGTTGACCATTTCAGGCTCAAACCACAAACCAAACTCCATGCCTAAATCGTCTTTCACATAACGGATTAATGGCATTAAACCATCAGGGTATTTGCTTTCATCAACGAACCAGTCACCCAGCGCGGCTTTATCATTATCACGACCCCGAAACCAACCATCATCGAGGATATAACGTTCAACGCCCACATCGGCGGCGGCTTTCGCCAGCGCCTTGAGTTTGGTCATATCATGATCAAAATAAAACGCCTCCCATGTATTGAGATGCACAGGACGCGGCTTGGTTAATCTCAAGCGGTGACGCGCTTCTTGGTGAAATTGTTGGCTCATGGCGTTCAAACCAGAAACACTGTGTGCAGCTAAAAATTCTGGTGTTGTGATGGATTCATTAGCAGCCAAGATGATTTCACCCGGCAAATACAAGACTTCAGCTTGTAAATAACGGTGACCTTCCGCTGTGTAATCGGCTTTTAATCTGTGATTACCGCTCCACGCCAAATGCGCACCGACCAGCTCACCTTGCTGCTCACCAAAACCCTGTTCGCCAACAATCACTGCAGGAAAGTTCGCCTGAGAATTGCGACCATTGCGATTTTCTTGCAACCAAGTCGCTTGCCAATCACTGCGCTCTTGCTGAAACTCTTGACACCAGCGACCATAAAATCCCATTCGTTCAGTAAACTGTGTAACAACGGGCAAGGTGCAAGCCAGACGCTGCACCAGCACATCCGCTTGACCTTGGTTAGTCAGAGTCAACTGTTGACGTAACACACCTGATGGCAACAAACCCATCGCTAATGAAACTGATAATTGAGCCACTTGGTCTTCCAAACGAATCACAAAACCGCTTTCTAGTTCTTTCACATCAACCAAGCTCCAGCATGCCGCCCACGTGGGGCGATCTTGCGCACTGGCTTCCACCGCTGGCGTTTGTAGCCAGCCGCGCCCGGCTTCCGGAATGAGCGACATTGGTGTTGGCTTATCCATCATGCCTTGCGGTATCGCCGCTTGCTGCGACAAATATACACTGGCTAAATCTGTCGCTTCGGGCAAAGCATCGCCAAAATACAACAATTCTGGAGCACCTTGCGCTGGACAAGCCAGCACCAAGGTTTTACCTTGCTGTTGATTTCCTGATACGTCTTGGCGATAAAAGGACACTTTCTTCATTTCTGACATAATCCATTACCCTTTTGTTGCGCCCAAAGTTAAGCCTGCAATAAAGTGCTTCTGCATAGCGAAAAACAAAATGACAGGAGGTAATGCGGCAATGACGGAACCTGCAGCAATTAACTGCCAAGATGCCATCCACTGACCTTTCAATGCACTAATACCAGCCGTAATCGGACGCACTTCATCGCTTTGTACCAACACCAGAGCCCAGAAATAGTCATTCCAAATAAAGGTAAAAACCAGCACGGACAAAGCAGCTAAAGCAGGACGAACCAAAGGCAAGACAACATGCCAGAAGATTTGCCACTCACTCACCCCTTCTACACGTGCTGCCTCAATCAATTCATCAGGCAAACCGACAATAAAGTTACGCATAAACAGGGTACAAAAACCGGTTTGGAAAGCGATATGGAAAAGGATCAACCCCGATGCTGTATCATACAATCCCATGCTGATAGTTAAATCGCGCACTGGAATCATGAGGATTTGAAAGGGCACGAAGTTACCTGCAATAAACGCCGCAAAAAGCGCCACATTGCCACGAAACTTGTATTTTGCTAAGGCATAACCCGCCAGCGTAGACAGGGCAACAGCACCAAACACCGCAGGCAAGGTAATAACAAGGGAATTGATTAGATAGCGCAGCATGGGCGTTTGAGTAAACACCATGGTGTAGTTTTCAAAAAGCATCCACTCACTTGGAATGCCCCAATAGTTACCGCTATTAATATCAGCCATGGAGCGAGCCGATGTCATCATAACGGCGATTAGAGGCAACAGCCAAAGCAACAAAGCAATCCAAACCGCAACGCGATAGCTTAAATTAAAAGGTAACGATCTTTTTTCTATAGGAGTTGGAAACATTAGGCTTTCTCACTCTTCAGCATACGCCACAAGAAGTAGGCGATATAAATATCCATAATCAAGAACAACACAGTCGCAATCGCTGCACCGTAACCAGCACGATAGTTAAAGATGGATTGTTCATACATGAAGTAAGCTAGAACACTAGAAGACCCAAATGGCCCGCCACTGGTCATGGTGGCAATAAGGTCGAAACTGCGTAATGCACCGATCACTGTCACCACAACCGCAATGAATGTAGCAGGACGTAGTTGAGGTAAAATGACATGACGCAACATTTTCCAGCCGTGAGCACCATCTAAACGCGCCGCCTCTATTTGATCTGGATTAAGATTATTTAAGCCTGTGAGGTACAAGATCATGCAGTAAGCAATTTGCGGCCAAAGTCCAGCAACGATAATACCGAAAGTCACCCAGTTCTCATCAGATAAGATAGCAACGGGCTCTATGCCAAATAAGCCAATCGCCTTATTAAACAGACCGAATGAAGGGTCGTAAAACCAAGAGAAGACTAAACCGACAACCACCTGAGAAATAACAAAAGGAAAGAAAAACATAGACTTAACTAAACGTATGCCCATGATTTTTTGATTAAGAAATAACGCAATCCCCAAACCGATTGGCGGGGCTAGCATGAAAAAAACCATCCAATATAGGTTGTTTTTTAACGCCACCCAGAACTGATAATCATCAAACAGTTCTAAATAATTACTAAAGCCTACGAAGGTCTTTTCACCAATTCCATCCCATTCATAAAAACTCAACCAGATACTCTGCAGAATAGGAAAGATAACGTAGACCACAAACAAAATGACTGCTGGCGCTAAGAATAAAACCGGCATCCATTGCTGTTGCTTGCTATGCAACTTTTGCATGGCGCACATACCTCTTATTTTTATTAGTTTATAAATTGTCCCACTTGCTACCCGTTTTCAATCAACGAATAACTTGCCTAACAAAATAATGGAATAAAGTTCCATTTTTTGCAATACTGAATTTAGAACATTTTTTCAGGTCTCTTTTTTGAGACCAAATTGACCTTAAAAAATTATAAAAACAGAGATTAAGGAAACCTAACCATGTCGGAACAAGACACTAAGAGCGGAGGCTCATCGTTAGATAAAGCGCTTAGCTTACTGCAGGAAGTCTGCATGACACCTGTACCACTTCGCTTTGCCGAACTGGTTGAAAAAACTGATTTACCAAAAGCCACCGCGCATCGCACCTTAACGTCATTAACTGACAAAGGCTTAATTCGCTTTGACGAAGTAACCCAGCTTTATCATCCTGGTTATGGATTACTAGAATTAGCACACCAAGCGTGGTCAAAAATTGATGTGCGCGATATCGCTGCGGACCAGATGAAACACATTTGGGATGAAACGGGCGAGACCATTCACCTTGCGGTTTTAGACCGTGGCGACGTCATTTATATAGACAAACTGGAAAGCCAGAAAAGCTTGCGTTTATTTTCAGCCGTCGGCAAAAAAGGCCCAGCCTATTGCACCGGTGTAGGTAAAGCCATGATGGCCTTTCTCAGTGAAGATCAATTGGCTGCCGCCATCAAAGAACAAAGCTTTATTAAGCACACAGATTCCACGTTAATTAACGAAGACATGTTAAGAGAAGATCTTCGCAAGATTCGTGAAAGTAAAATTTCCTTGGATTTAGAAGAGCATGAAGAAGGCATTCAATGTGCCGCTTCGGTGATTTTAAACCATAGAAACGAACCCATTGCCGCGCTCAGTATTACCGCACCCAAATTTCGTGTAGACGATGCGCGTTTCCAACACTTTCAAACATTGGTCAAAGACGCCTGTAAGAAAGTATCCACCCGAATGGGGGCTATGGCCTCTAACTAGCATAGGAAAGTCCATTATGGCGACGATAAAACTAACAAACGTCATCAAACGGTTTCACGACATTGAAACTATTCATGGCGTCAATTTAGATCTAGAAGACGGTGAATTTGTGGTCTTTGTAGGTCCATCTGGTTGTGGTAAGTCCACACTATTGCGCTTAATCGCGGGACTAGAAGACATTACCGATGGCAAACTAGAGATCAACGGCACCAATATGAATAACGTGGCGCCAGCCGACCGCGGTGTTGCCATGGTATTCCAATCCTATGCCTTATATCCGCACATGACAGTAGAAGAAAACATGAGCTTTGGCTTACGTATGAATGGCGTAGCACCCGAAAAAATCAAAGCGCAAGTCAGTAATGCCGCCAACATTCTGCAACTCAACGAACTACTGGATCGCAAACCTAAACAACTTTCCGGTGGTCAACGCCAGCGTGTGGCTATTGGTCGTGCCATTGTTCGTCAACCAGAAGTATTCCTATTTGATGAGCCACTTTCTAATCTAGACGCAGAACTACGTGTCGACATGCGCATTCAGATTGCCCAATTACACAATCGTCTTCAAGCGACCATGATTTATGTAACACACGATCAGGTCGAAGCCATGACATTGGCGGATAAAATCGTCGTGTTGCGCGCAGGCAACGTAGAGCAAGTTGGCTCACCGCTTGAACTTTACCACAACCCTGCCAATGAATTTGTCGCCGGTTTTATCGGTTCGCCAAGAATGAACTTCCTCGAAGGCAAAGTGGTGAGCATTGACAATAAAGATGTCGCAGTCATTGATCTAGCAGGTCAGAAAATAGAGCTTGAAGTCGATGGCACCAAGATTTCTGTCAACGAAACCGTCAAGCTTGGCATCCGCCCAGAACATGTCAAAGAAAACACCCAAGACGCCGATATTACTATTAGTCTAGACATTGATGTGGCAGAACATCTTGGCGGCTTAACCTATCTTTACGGCCAATTTGAAGGCAGCAAACTTACCATTGAAGTGAGCGGCTCTAACCTTACCCGCAATGGCG from Marinomonas rhizomae harbors:
- a CDS encoding carbohydrate ABC transporter permease; translated protein: MFPTPIEKRSLPFNLSYRVAVWIALLLWLLPLIAVMMTSARSMADINSGNYWGIPSEWMLFENYTMVFTQTPMLRYLINSLVITLPAVFGAVALSTLAGYALAKYKFRGNVALFAAFIAGNFVPFQILMIPVRDLTISMGLYDTASGLILFHIAFQTGFCTLFMRNFIVGLPDELIEAARVEGVSEWQIFWHVVLPLVRPALAALSVLVFTFIWNDYFWALVLVQSDEVRPITAGISALKGQWMASWQLIAAGSVIAALPPVILFFAMQKHFIAGLTLGATKG
- a CDS encoding IclR family transcriptional regulator; the protein is MSEQDTKSGGSSLDKALSLLQEVCMTPVPLRFAELVEKTDLPKATAHRTLTSLTDKGLIRFDEVTQLYHPGYGLLELAHQAWSKIDVRDIAADQMKHIWDETGETIHLAVLDRGDVIYIDKLESQKSLRLFSAVGKKGPAYCTGVGKAMMAFLSEDQLAAAIKEQSFIKHTDSTLINEDMLREDLRKIRESKISLDLEEHEEGIQCAASVILNHRNEPIAALSITAPKFRVDDARFQHFQTLVKDACKKVSTRMGAMASN
- a CDS encoding carbohydrate ABC transporter permease; amino-acid sequence: MQKLHSKQQQWMPVLFLAPAVILFVVYVIFPILQSIWLSFYEWDGIGEKTFVGFSNYLELFDDYQFWVALKNNLYWMVFFMLAPPIGLGIALFLNQKIMGIRLVKSMFFFPFVISQVVVGLVFSWFYDPSFGLFNKAIGLFGIEPVAILSDENWVTFGIIVAGLWPQIAYCMILYLTGLNNLNPDQIEAARLDGAHGWKMLRHVILPQLRPATFIAVVVTVIGALRSFDLIATMTSGGPFGSSSVLAYFMYEQSIFNYRAGYGAAIATVLFLIMDIYIAYFLWRMLKSEKA
- a CDS encoding ABC transporter ATP-binding protein: MATIKLTNVIKRFHDIETIHGVNLDLEDGEFVVFVGPSGCGKSTLLRLIAGLEDITDGKLEINGTNMNNVAPADRGVAMVFQSYALYPHMTVEENMSFGLRMNGVAPEKIKAQVSNAANILQLNELLDRKPKQLSGGQRQRVAIGRAIVRQPEVFLFDEPLSNLDAELRVDMRIQIAQLHNRLQATMIYVTHDQVEAMTLADKIVVLRAGNVEQVGSPLELYHNPANEFVAGFIGSPRMNFLEGKVVSIDNKDVAVIDLAGQKIELEVDGTKISVNETVKLGIRPEHVKENTQDADITISLDIDVAEHLGGLTYLYGQFEGSKLTIEVSGSNLTRNGEKVTVGIKKEDCYLFNRDGDALVDRPVPAR
- a CDS encoding alpha-galactosidase — protein: MSEMKKVSFYRQDVSGNQQQGKTLVLACPAQGAPELLYFGDALPEATDLASVYLSQQAAIPQGMMDKPTPMSLIPEAGRGWLQTPAVEASAQDRPTWAACWSLVDVKELESGFVIRLEDQVAQLSVSLAMGLLPSGVLRQQLTLTNQGQADVLVQRLACTLPVVTQFTERMGFYGRWCQEFQQERSDWQATWLQENRNGRNSQANFPAVIVGEQGFGEQQGELVGAHLAWSGNHRLKADYTAEGHRYLQAEVLYLPGEIILAANESITTPEFLAAHSVSGLNAMSQQFHQEARHRLRLTKPRPVHLNTWEAFYFDHDMTKLKALAKAAADVGVERYILDDGWFRGRDNDKAALGDWFVDESKYPDGLMPLIRYVKDDLGMEFGLWFEPEMVNPDSDLFRAHPDWALQLPQYEPALARNQLVLNLAKPEAYQYIRERLFALFTEYPIDYVKWDMNRDYTQPSGDIAPQAHAQVDALYRLLSELNQVFPAMEIESCSSGGARVDFGILNFTKRFWASDCNDALERQAIQCGFSYFLPPEVMGSHIGPDKSHTTSRIHDVAFRAGTAMLGHLGIEWNLLDANAEQKATIANWLSHYKQYRSVLHEGNNWRLPSADGRAQTQWALSQDQMQGLAIYSQLAMPKQAQTLPIRLPNLLPDQLYQINVLEHSPLPGHLMKALPVWWKKDLILNGASLSQIGLTLPIFDPESLVLIAIKAVPETEKY